In Clostridium sp. SY8519, one genomic interval encodes:
- a CDS encoding FtsX-like permease family protein: MGIFHKLSRKMMRVNRVRTIVTIIGIVLSMTMLTAVIEGAWSGINYLKEMEIYQTGAYTCIAHDLTEAEAKKLTSLDEVRASSLLREVGWARIQSKNEYKPYLRIASADSEITDLMAVHISKGRMPRNTSEILIPDHLAASGSVKLHVGDTLRLKTGQREADGRIPETNAELKTEENTAEVKSRETLVHASVHTYRVVGFYARPSRDLEDLSCPGYTALTVKDPGNGRVTALITVKHLQNIKAWMKQNPEFFQQASVHQDLLRLYGVFGNDSWRLMLYGLAAALILLIVFGSVSLIYNSFSISVSERTRKYGMLRSIGATRRQIRASVFYEALLSAGIGIPLGLVTGCAGIGITLYLLQDNFSGFISGRTGAAVPVKIHLVLSAGALLLAAAICLLTVLLSAMVPARRAVMLSPIEAIRQTRDIRLRPRDVKTGKLSGRNFSLRMAGKNYRRNRRRSRTTVFALFVSVVLFITASSFSAYLLRITEVQTVSGADVAVIYQPKSSVSAEQARWKKYRGITGVKEAAAEIGMNNVDRFYTDRNNLSEDYQKFNQDFSEESTFSGNLSFLDDDTFRKLLEENHLSVQEYMNVRAPKGLLVNQVFAAVDGKDRLLPLMKTDAFPVKVTAERVTEYKKDGSEVRKKTELTVGAAIGKKPWFEQNASAIYYPVSAMDSLLGKDGGKEMHEAGMSLLAFRSSDHGQTAEELKKLISDADEQGNVQDIAAEQESNRMLITVVNVFAYGFIILISLIAVTNVFHIMSTGIILRKREFAMLRSVGMSRKGLVRMLRAECAGYGIRALAWGLPVSVVCSYLIYRVVVTNHALTGITFFIPWHGILIAVLAVFAVVFITMRYAERKISRENLIDALKNETI, encoded by the coding sequence ATGGGGATTTTTCATAAACTTTCCCGAAAGATGATGCGGGTAAACCGTGTTCGGACCATTGTGACAATCATTGGGATTGTCCTGTCCATGACGATGCTTACGGCTGTGATCGAAGGCGCCTGGAGCGGCATCAATTACCTGAAGGAAATGGAAATTTACCAGACCGGCGCCTATACCTGCATTGCCCATGATCTGACGGAAGCAGAAGCGAAAAAGCTGACTTCTCTGGATGAAGTCAGGGCCAGTTCCCTGCTGCGGGAAGTGGGCTGGGCCCGAATACAGTCGAAAAATGAGTACAAACCCTACCTGCGGATTGCATCCGCAGACAGCGAAATCACGGATCTGATGGCGGTGCATATTTCAAAGGGAAGAATGCCGCGGAATACTTCTGAAATTCTGATCCCGGATCATCTTGCGGCCAGCGGTTCCGTGAAGCTGCATGTGGGAGATACACTGCGCCTGAAAACGGGACAGCGGGAGGCAGACGGCCGGATACCGGAGACGAATGCCGAGCTGAAAACGGAAGAAAATACAGCTGAGGTAAAAAGCAGGGAAACGCTGGTGCATGCTTCGGTCCATACCTATCGGGTGGTCGGGTTTTACGCAAGGCCTTCGCGGGATCTGGAGGATCTTTCCTGCCCGGGGTATACCGCACTGACGGTGAAAGATCCGGGAAACGGGCGTGTGACGGCGCTGATTACCGTAAAACACCTGCAGAACATCAAAGCCTGGATGAAGCAGAATCCGGAATTTTTTCAACAGGCCAGTGTTCATCAGGATCTGCTCCGCCTGTACGGTGTCTTCGGAAACGACAGCTGGCGGCTCATGCTGTACGGGCTGGCGGCGGCGCTGATTCTCCTGATTGTGTTTGGATCCGTATCCCTGATTTACAATTCTTTCTCGATTTCTGTCAGTGAACGGACGAGAAAATACGGGATGCTGCGTTCCATCGGCGCCACAAGAAGGCAGATCCGGGCCTCAGTATTCTATGAAGCGCTGCTGTCCGCAGGGATCGGTATTCCGCTGGGACTCGTGACCGGCTGCGCAGGAATCGGAATCACCCTGTATCTTCTGCAGGATAATTTTTCCGGATTCATCAGCGGCAGAACGGGGGCAGCCGTACCGGTGAAGATACATCTGGTGCTGTCGGCCGGAGCCCTTCTGCTGGCGGCTGCCATCTGCCTTCTGACCGTGCTGCTGTCTGCCATGGTTCCGGCCCGGCGGGCAGTTATGCTTTCCCCCATAGAAGCCATTCGTCAGACCAGGGACATTCGCCTGCGGCCGCGGGATGTAAAAACCGGGAAACTTTCCGGACGCAATTTTTCCCTGCGGATGGCAGGAAAGAATTACCGGAGAAACCGCAGGCGGAGCAGAACCACGGTGTTTGCGCTTTTTGTCAGCGTGGTTCTGTTCATAACGGCATCCTCTTTTTCCGCCTATCTTTTGCGGATCACAGAAGTACAGACGGTTTCCGGCGCGGATGTGGCTGTGATATATCAGCCGAAATCATCCGTTTCTGCGGAACAGGCACGGTGGAAGAAATACCGGGGGATCACCGGGGTAAAAGAGGCGGCAGCAGAGATCGGGATGAATAACGTGGATCGTTTTTATACGGACAGAAACAATCTGTCGGAGGATTATCAAAAGTTTAATCAGGATTTTTCAGAAGAAAGTACGTTCAGCGGGAACCTGAGCTTCCTGGATGATGATACGTTCCGGAAACTTCTGGAGGAAAACCATCTGTCCGTGCAGGAATATATGAATGTCCGGGCGCCGAAGGGCCTGCTGGTGAATCAGGTGTTTGCGGCAGTGGATGGAAAGGACCGCTTGCTTCCGCTGATGAAAACAGATGCTTTTCCGGTGAAAGTGACAGCTGAGCGGGTTACAGAGTACAAAAAAGACGGCAGTGAGGTAAGGAAAAAAACAGAGCTTACCGTCGGAGCGGCGATCGGGAAGAAGCCCTGGTTTGAGCAGAATGCTTCCGCTATTTATTACCCGGTTTCTGCTATGGACTCCCTGCTTGGGAAAGACGGCGGAAAGGAAATGCATGAGGCAGGCATGAGTCTTCTGGCCTTCCGGAGTTCGGATCATGGACAGACGGCGGAGGAGCTGAAAAAACTCATAAGCGATGCTGACGAACAGGGGAATGTCCAGGATATTGCGGCAGAGCAGGAAAGCAACCGTATGCTGATTACAGTGGTCAATGTATTTGCCTATGGCTTTATCATTCTGATTTCCCTGATCGCGGTCACCAATGTGTTCCACATCATGTCGACAGGCATCATCCTGCGCAAACGGGAGTTTGCCATGCTTCGGTCCGTGGGAATGTCACGGAAAGGACTGGTGCGGATGCTGCGGGCGGAATGCGCCGGATACGGGATCCGTGCGCTGGCATGGGGCCTGCCGGTTTCTGTAGTCTGCAGTTATCTGATTTACCGTGTGGTAGTTACAAACCATGCGCTGACAGGCATCACATTTTTCATACCCTGGCATGGCATTCTGATTGCGGTGCTGGCAGTTTTCGCCGTGGTGTTTATCACCATGCGGTATGCGGAACGAAAGATTTCCAGGGAAAATCTGATTGACGCGCTGAAGAACGAAACCATCTGA
- a CDS encoding MBL fold metallo-hydrolase, translating to MEMKLRQAKGNTWYLEDWQLIPLYRTDSRHCILIDSGDLTQRDSIWRTLEANGIRPVGILGTHVHTDHSVNHGFLKEKYRIPLALPAGEAAICASSTMLKAYYYMVTEGQIHAFEDYSNMLVNTEYSIPAGKETVTFCGADFQILRTPGHSPDHISVITPDNVLCTGDALFSSDYLVKSKLPYFFSLQTAIDSMQALKSQKSACCIMAHCGVTEALLPVIEDNIRSIDTWAQRILTLAEQPLTVSEYIAAVCKEYSLLSSRLFKTTLYERNIRVYIEYLTDRGKLTEYAEEGMTYYVKSH from the coding sequence ATGGAAATGAAACTCAGACAGGCAAAGGGAAATACCTGGTATCTGGAAGACTGGCAGCTGATTCCGCTGTATAGGACAGACTCGCGCCATTGTATCCTGATAGATTCCGGGGATCTGACGCAGCGGGACAGCATCTGGCGCACACTGGAAGCAAATGGAATCCGTCCGGTCGGAATACTGGGAACCCATGTGCATACGGATCATTCGGTGAACCACGGATTTCTGAAGGAGAAGTATCGGATTCCGCTGGCGCTTCCGGCCGGGGAAGCAGCCATCTGCGCAAGCAGTACAATGCTGAAAGCCTATTATTACATGGTTACGGAAGGCCAGATTCATGCCTTTGAAGACTATTCCAATATGCTTGTAAACACGGAGTACAGCATCCCTGCAGGAAAAGAAACGGTTACATTCTGCGGCGCGGATTTTCAGATTCTGCGGACACCGGGACACTCGCCGGATCATATTTCCGTCATCACGCCGGATAACGTGCTGTGTACGGGAGACGCGCTGTTTTCCTCCGACTATCTGGTAAAATCAAAATTACCGTACTTTTTTTCGCTGCAGACAGCGATCGATTCCATGCAGGCATTAAAAAGTCAGAAGTCTGCGTGCTGTATCATGGCGCACTGCGGTGTAACCGAGGCGCTGCTGCCGGTAATCGAGGATAATATCCGCAGCATCGACACATGGGCACAGCGAATTCTGACGCTGGCAGAGCAGCCGCTTACCGTCAGCGAATATATTGCGGCAGTCTGTAAAGAATATTCCCTGCTTTCCTCCAGGCTGTTTAAGACCACCCTTTATGAGCGGAATATCCGTGTGTACATCGAATATCTGACGGACCGTGGAAAACTGACAGAGTACGCGGAGGAGGGAATGACGTATTATGTAAAATCTCATTAA
- a CDS encoding Ig-like domain-containing protein: MNRKNRKLPAAAALLTAVMLGSGMAGTVPAAAAQTEPSAATRATGAASAQQLCRQLKEAKSRLHQLEKQTAAYNRGSIGFFEEMKKQGSADAAQALHLLADAEYKDRIRTIDKGASVKEASVDATSLRNMQRTFQYMRYYNNLRRSLGLSELKVSHSLMAAAQADADFSDTVIRHAMQFGCVLGENAAWNYGSNPFLQWYDQEKEEFDRVARRLGQKKPLTGKAAFDYYREHAVEISAKVEADKKQIGHYINDINPAGTVMGFGITDRGTMYGWTTYVRTYTIAKDTEAYTVDAYASMLNAYVRKVTGAVQACKKQKKKVDALEKKLSDASKFALKGGSKSQTEELLSVVKNTSDFSDASYLPMRTYGRHTGKSLKLSWKKVRGAKNYVVYAGTPNGTYRKVKSTAGSSASVRKISGSPVRKGTYKAVVLAYNKIGKVTAVSQTVFTGGAKKKIRVKTAKIRMKKGRSYRLKVSSGQSRKYRGLRYVSTNQKVAAVSGSGKIRAGKRGRAYIYVYAQDGYSKKVKVQVK; this comes from the coding sequence ATGAACAGAAAAAACAGGAAACTGCCCGCGGCGGCAGCCTTGCTGACAGCAGTTATGCTGGGTTCCGGCATGGCAGGAACGGTGCCGGCAGCAGCCGCGCAGACAGAACCGTCGGCAGCTACGCGGGCCACAGGAGCTGCTTCCGCGCAGCAGCTGTGCAGACAGCTGAAAGAGGCGAAAAGCAGGCTGCACCAGCTGGAAAAACAGACCGCAGCTTATAACCGGGGCAGCATCGGCTTTTTTGAAGAAATGAAGAAACAGGGATCTGCGGACGCGGCTCAGGCGCTGCATCTGCTGGCTGACGCCGAATATAAGGACCGGATCCGGACAATCGATAAGGGCGCCTCTGTAAAAGAGGCATCGGTGGATGCCACCTCTTTAAGAAATATGCAGAGGACGTTTCAGTATATGCGCTATTACAATAATCTGCGGCGTTCTCTGGGACTTTCGGAACTGAAGGTCTCCCATTCGCTGATGGCGGCAGCCCAGGCAGACGCGGATTTTTCTGATACCGTAATCAGGCATGCGATGCAGTTTGGCTGTGTTCTGGGAGAAAATGCAGCCTGGAACTATGGGAGCAACCCGTTTCTCCAGTGGTATGATCAGGAAAAGGAAGAATTTGACCGTGTGGCCAGGCGCCTCGGACAGAAAAAGCCCTTGACCGGGAAGGCGGCCTTTGACTATTACAGGGAGCACGCTGTGGAAATTAGTGCGAAGGTGGAAGCGGATAAGAAGCAGATCGGACATTATATCAATGATATCAATCCGGCCGGCACAGTGATGGGGTTCGGCATTACAGACCGGGGAACGATGTATGGCTGGACCACCTATGTCAGAACCTATACCATTGCGAAAGACACGGAAGCGTATACGGTAGATGCCTACGCCTCCATGCTGAATGCCTATGTCAGGAAAGTGACAGGCGCGGTTCAGGCCTGTAAGAAACAGAAGAAAAAGGTGGATGCCCTGGAAAAGAAACTGTCGGATGCTTCGAAGTTTGCTCTGAAAGGCGGTTCGAAAAGCCAGACGGAGGAACTGCTTTCTGTGGTGAAAAATACCAGTGATTTTTCGGACGCTTCCTATCTGCCCATGCGGACATATGGCAGACACACCGGGAAATCCCTGAAACTGTCCTGGAAAAAGGTGCGCGGAGCGAAAAACTATGTGGTTTACGCGGGTACACCCAACGGAACGTATCGGAAGGTGAAATCCACAGCCGGAAGCTCTGCCTCTGTGCGGAAGATTTCCGGAAGCCCTGTCCGGAAAGGGACTTACAAGGCAGTGGTGCTTGCTTATAACAAAATAGGAAAGGTGACTGCTGTATCCCAGACCGTTTTTACCGGAGGGGCAAAGAAGAAAATCCGTGTGAAAACCGCGAAAATCCGGATGAAAAAGGGCCGGTCTTACCGACTGAAGGTTTCTTCCGGGCAATCCAGAAAATACCGCGGCCTGCGTTATGTTTCCACGAATCAAAAGGTGGCGGCAGTCTCCGGCAGCGGAAAAATCCGCGCGGGGAAGCGCGGAAGGGCATATATTTACGTATATGCCCAGGACGGGTACAGTAAGAAAGTTAAGGTACAGGTAAAATAA